Proteins co-encoded in one Spirosoma endbachense genomic window:
- a CDS encoding FadR/GntR family transcriptional regulator — MNSAKINRLSLPDEVARKLQEQISLGKWEPGERLPTEPELMSYFGVSRSTIREAVRILSNTGWIRVQQGAGTFVETNKPQQESLSQRLQRVNTQDLEEVRLMLEHKIAGKAALNRTEEDIERMTFFLSERRKYAEQNQPKACIAADIQFHTRIAQASGNSILADLYQAFATQLTSSFLEKFRTTDPFKATQLLHEQLLTSIIEQNAEAAWYWADKIVSH; from the coding sequence GTAGCTCGTAAACTCCAGGAACAGATTTCATTAGGCAAATGGGAGCCAGGCGAACGATTGCCCACCGAACCAGAACTGATGAGCTATTTTGGTGTTAGCCGCTCCACAATTCGGGAAGCCGTACGCATTTTATCCAATACGGGCTGGATTCGGGTACAGCAGGGCGCAGGAACATTTGTTGAAACCAACAAGCCGCAGCAGGAATCGCTAAGTCAACGATTACAACGGGTCAATACGCAGGATCTGGAAGAAGTACGCTTGATGCTTGAGCACAAAATTGCGGGTAAAGCCGCCCTCAATCGTACTGAGGAAGATATTGAGAGAATGACCTTTTTTCTCAGTGAACGACGGAAATATGCCGAGCAAAATCAACCTAAGGCCTGTATTGCTGCCGACATTCAATTTCATACCCGGATCGCTCAGGCATCGGGAAACTCCATTCTGGCCGATTTGTACCAGGCCTTTGCCACTCAGCTTACCAGTTCGTTTCTGGAAAAGTTTAGGACTACAGACCCATTTAAAGCAACCCAGCTATTGCATGAGCAACTGCTCACCAGCATTATTGAACAGAACGCCGAAGCTGCCTGGTATTGGGCTGATAAGATTGTCAGCCATTAA
- a CDS encoding MFS transporter, giving the protein MGQVTASAQATLTVEKTVFPILFAISFSHLLNDTIQAIIPAIYPVIKQSFRLNFTQVGLITLVFQITASLLQPFVGLFTDRKPMPYSLATGMSITLIGLLSLSVADSFQWLLISVALIGMGSAIFHPEASRLAYLASGGKRGMAQSLFQVGGNAGSALGPLLAALVIVKHGQSSVSWFAAIPLLAIGILALLGNWYKKHSVRRQAKGQGVELIPGLSQKRVIISIAILLVLVFSKYVYMASMSSYYTFYLIEKFHLSVRESQLYLFVFLFSVAVGTFIGGPIGDRIGRRYVIWISILGAAPFTLLLPHVNLFWTSIITVCIGLTLSSAFSAILVYAQELVPGKVGMIAGLFFGFSFGMAGIGSAVLGRLADATSLTYVYNVCAFLPLLGILTAFLPNPPKAE; this is encoded by the coding sequence ATGGGACAAGTAACAGCATCTGCCCAGGCTACTCTGACCGTTGAAAAAACGGTGTTTCCGATCTTGTTTGCGATTAGTTTTTCGCATCTCTTGAACGATACCATTCAGGCAATTATACCCGCAATCTATCCGGTTATAAAGCAATCGTTCCGTCTTAATTTTACGCAGGTGGGTCTGATTACTCTTGTTTTCCAGATAACAGCTTCACTTCTTCAGCCGTTTGTTGGCTTGTTTACCGATCGAAAACCGATGCCTTATTCACTGGCAACGGGCATGAGCATTACGCTGATTGGTTTGCTGAGTTTATCAGTAGCAGATTCGTTTCAGTGGTTGCTGATTTCAGTAGCGCTGATTGGTATGGGTTCAGCTATTTTTCATCCGGAGGCTTCCCGATTGGCCTATCTGGCATCCGGTGGAAAACGGGGTATGGCTCAATCGTTATTTCAGGTGGGAGGTAATGCCGGGAGCGCTCTTGGCCCTTTACTGGCTGCCCTGGTAATTGTTAAACATGGGCAGTCATCGGTTAGCTGGTTTGCTGCTATTCCCTTACTGGCCATCGGCATTCTGGCGCTATTAGGGAATTGGTATAAAAAACATAGCGTTCGACGTCAGGCTAAAGGCCAGGGGGTAGAGCTGATACCTGGCCTGTCTCAGAAACGGGTGATTATATCGATTGCTATTCTGCTGGTGCTGGTCTTTTCCAAATACGTATACATGGCCAGTATGAGCAGTTATTATACGTTCTATCTTATCGAAAAATTTCATTTATCTGTCCGGGAGTCGCAGCTATATCTCTTCGTGTTTTTGTTTTCCGTTGCCGTCGGCACCTTCATTGGGGGGCCAATTGGCGACCGGATCGGACGTCGATATGTGATCTGGATTTCCATCCTGGGAGCCGCCCCGTTTACCTTGCTCTTACCGCACGTGAATCTATTCTGGACCAGTATTATCACCGTGTGCATTGGCCTGACGCTCTCCTCGGCATTTTCGGCAATTCTGGTCTACGCTCAGGAACTCGTTCCCGGAAAAGTAGGAATGATAGCAGGGCTATTTTTTGGGTTTTCATTTGGAATGGCAGGCATTGGCTCAGCCGTTTTAGGACGACTGGCCGATGCTACCAGTTTGACTTACGTCTATAATGTTTGTGCTTTTCTTCCCTTATTGGGCATACTGACTGCATTTTTGCCCAATCCGCCAAAGGCTGAGTAA
- a CDS encoding LamG domain-containing protein — translation MKFFLLAFWLVTGHNVLAQTTAPFDASTWTIVGKMEKETFQGKEGIRLTGGAIYLKDSTFMNGIIEFDMTLSRNRYFPGFGFRIQDNENFEHIYLRPHQLGNPDAIQYMPVFNRQEAWQLYYGDGYSTAVTYPLDEWVHIRLVVLGTQAEVYVGDQSKPALVIHQLKRAAKPGKISLDNGAPIVTRYANFQYTKTDNPTLLGTYKQAAPAKPGTIMSWHISNTFDEKRLDNDYTIPQDLAKQATWNTLPAENTGVVNLSQISKLREGLNTVFAKVTLLSDKPQIKKLQLGFSDRAKVYCNGRLLYSGQDVFMSRDYRFLGTIGYFDDIYLDLKKGKNELWIAVSETFGGWGIQGIIADQSGLTIE, via the coding sequence ATGAAATTCTTTCTGTTGGCCTTTTGGCTGGTCACTGGTCATAACGTTCTTGCTCAAACGACAGCCCCTTTCGATGCGTCTACCTGGACTATTGTGGGTAAGATGGAAAAAGAAACCTTTCAGGGAAAAGAGGGTATCCGGCTCACGGGAGGTGCTATTTACCTCAAGGACAGCACATTCATGAATGGAATTATTGAATTCGATATGACCCTTTCCAGAAATCGTTATTTCCCAGGTTTCGGATTCCGAATTCAGGATAATGAAAATTTTGAACATATCTATTTGCGGCCCCATCAACTAGGGAACCCCGATGCTATTCAATATATGCCCGTTTTCAACCGGCAGGAAGCCTGGCAACTCTACTACGGCGATGGCTATTCGACAGCAGTGACCTATCCGTTAGACGAGTGGGTCCATATCAGATTGGTGGTTCTGGGTACGCAGGCAGAGGTCTATGTCGGCGATCAAAGTAAGCCTGCTCTGGTGATTCACCAGTTAAAACGGGCAGCAAAGCCAGGAAAGATCAGTTTGGATAATGGCGCGCCCATAGTTACCCGCTATGCAAATTTTCAGTATACCAAGACAGATAACCCTACTTTACTGGGCACGTATAAGCAGGCAGCACCCGCAAAGCCAGGAACGATAATGAGCTGGCACATTTCGAATACATTCGATGAAAAGCGGCTTGACAACGACTATACCATTCCGCAGGATCTAGCTAAACAGGCAACGTGGAATACCCTCCCCGCCGAAAATACGGGCGTTGTCAACCTATCCCAGATCAGCAAATTACGCGAGGGGCTTAATACAGTTTTTGCCAAAGTGACTCTGTTGTCTGACAAACCGCAGATCAAGAAACTTCAGTTAGGTTTCAGCGATCGAGCTAAAGTTTACTGTAATGGCCGGCTTCTCTACAGTGGACAAGATGTGTTCATGTCCCGCGATTATCGTTTTTTGGGTACAATTGGTTATTTCGATGACATCTATCTGGATCTGAAGAAGGGCAAAAATGAACTCTGGATTGCCGTTTCGGAAACCTTTGGTGGTTGGGGAATACAGGGAATCATTGCCGATCAGAGCGGATTAACAATCGAGTAA